The segment GCCATCGCACCGCTCAGCCCGGCCGCGCCACCACCGATGACCACCACGTCGTACGTCTCGTTCTCACTCATGTCACCGAGCATGCAGGGGCCGTGCGCGATTGACAAACAATCTTGCTGGAGTGGCAAACTGGGGGCATGGACGACGAAGGAGTGCTGCGCGCCGTCGGTCCGCGGCTGCGCCAGCTGCGGCTCGAGCGGGAGGCGACCCTGACCGACCTCGCCGAGGAGACCGGCATCTCGGTGAGCACCCTGTCGCGGCTGGAGTCCGGCCAGCGCAAGCCCACCCTCGAGCTGCTGCTGCCGCTGGCCCGGGCCCACCGCGTCGCCCTCGACGAGCTGGTCGACGCGCCCGAGACCGGTGACCCGCGGATCCGCTCCAAGCCGGTGGTGCGGCACGGACGCACCTTCATCTCGCTGACCCGCCGGCCCGGGGGGCTGCAGTCCTTCAAGATGGTGATGCCGGTCGAGAAGGACCCGCGCCCGACGTTGCAGACCCACGAGGGCTACGAGTGGCTCTACGTCCTCAGCGGCAAGGTCCGGCTGGTGCTCGGGACCCGCGACCTGGTGCTCGAGCCCGGCGAGGTGGCCGAGTTCGACACCCGCACGCCCCACTGGATCGGCAACCCGGGGC is part of the Nocardioides cavernae genome and harbors:
- a CDS encoding helix-turn-helix domain-containing protein, with amino-acid sequence MDDEGVLRAVGPRLRQLRLEREATLTDLAEETGISVSTLSRLESGQRKPTLELLLPLARAHRVALDELVDAPETGDPRIRSKPVVRHGRTFISLTRRPGGLQSFKMVMPVEKDPRPTLQTHEGYEWLYVLSGKVRLVLGTRDLVLEPGEVAEFDTRTPHWIGNPGPTPAEVLAIFGPQGERMHVRS